In Rahnella variigena, one DNA window encodes the following:
- a CDS encoding TraR/DksA C4-type zinc finger protein, with protein MADVIDTAQERADLILSAQIQAARATVAGISAMFCIDCDRPIPKERRAALPGVELCVYCKELAELNARHYRRKQ; from the coding sequence ATGGCTGATGTGATCGACACCGCTCAGGAACGCGCTGACCTCATTCTTTCCGCCCAAATCCAAGCCGCCCGCGCAACTGTTGCGGGCATTTCCGCAATGTTCTGCATCGACTGTGACCGCCCAATACCGAAGGAACGCCGAGCAGCTCTGCCAGGGGTTGAGCTTTGTGTCTATTGCAAGGAACTCGCTGAGTTGAACGCCAGACATTACCGGAGAAAACAATGA
- a CDS encoding DUF2732 family protein translates to MKNMIDNTRQNIVGLPVMGIDLASPERDYTSVPDLSLMLNTARNEERANRAVVFAGRLEAIASFILKREMTGIEAAEALRIEANRIQSEAEA, encoded by the coding sequence ATGAAAAATATGATTGATAACACCCGTCAGAATATTGTTGGTTTGCCGGTTATGGGCATTGATTTAGCTTCACCAGAACGCGATTACACCTCGGTTCCTGATTTATCGTTGATGCTGAATACTGCTCGTAATGAAGAACGCGCCAATCGAGCGGTTGTATTTGCTGGCCGCCTGGAAGCGATTGCCAGTTTTATCCTCAAACGTGAAATGACAGGGATTGAAGCTGCGGAGGCACTACGCATTGAGGCTAACCGAATTCAAAGTGAAGCGGAGGCGTAA
- a CDS encoding phage filamentation protein Fil family protein, whose product MAVSIAPFLKQQSPSRHFDHGCIELPGGKRWNPSMSQATAPQAVRNSKPLLKRLFS is encoded by the coding sequence ATGGCTGTTTCTATTGCTCCATTTTTAAAACAGCAAAGTCCTTCTCGTCATTTCGACCATGGTTGCATTGAATTGCCAGGTGGAAAGCGTTGGAACCCTTCAATGTCACAAGCCACTGCCCCGCAGGCCGTGAGAAATTCAAAACCGCTTTTAAAGCGTCTGTTTAGTTGA
- a CDS encoding phage regulatory CII family protein: MFDYRVSKHAHFDDACKAFVNRHNLTELAALMGTKPQILRNKFNPEQPHKLTCEEVLLITDLTEDAALLDGMLAQINCLPSVPINEIATSNLSTYALQATAAVGSIAADAVKGGAVSSQRRMSLLEGVNAGIRHLSLIGLVVQGRVQASPALASAVGAIASVTTNGLM; encoded by the coding sequence ATGTTTGATTATCGCGTTTCCAAACACGCTCACTTTGACGATGCATGTAAGGCATTTGTGAATCGTCATAACCTTACCGAACTTGCCGCGCTGATGGGCACTAAACCCCAAATCCTGCGCAATAAGTTCAACCCTGAACAACCTCATAAGCTAACCTGTGAGGAAGTTCTTTTAATCACTGATTTGACTGAGGATGCAGCCCTTCTCGATGGCATGCTTGCACAGATAAATTGCCTGCCGTCAGTTCCGATCAATGAGATTGCTACTTCTAATCTTTCTACCTACGCATTACAGGCAACCGCCGCCGTAGGTTCTATTGCAGCTGATGCAGTTAAAGGTGGTGCGGTTAGCTCTCAGCGTCGTATGTCCTTACTCGAAGGTGTTAATGCCGGTATTCGCCATCTATCGCTGATCGGTTTAGTTGTTCAAGGCCGAGTACAGGCATCCCCTGCCCTGGCATCTGCAGTTGGTGCTATTGCAAGCGTCACGACAAATGGGCTGATGTAA